CCAACCTGCTGAATTTCAAACCCACTCGCCCGATCCGGGACATCGCCAATGAATACGTCGATGCCTTTTGTGCGCTTTATGAACCCAATGCGTACATGGATCGCGTTTACTCCTACTACCTGAAAATGGGTGCTCCCCGCTGGAAAGGCACATCCAAGCTGCCAACCTGGACTGACATCAAGGCCCTGTCCATCGTGGTCTGGAGACAGGGGCTTAAGCGTGACACCCGAAGTCGCTTCTGGCGCTACATGCTCAGCATGGCTCGACGCAATCCAGCGATGCTCGAGCAATTCCTTGTAGTGCTTGCACACAACGAGCACTTCCTCGAATACCGCGCAATCGTGCAACGCGAAATCCGTGAACAATTGGAATCCTTGCCACCTGAGGAGCCCAGCACGTCGCGCGAACTGCTAACTGCCTGACCTGGTCAATCCTGACTGTATGGAAGCCCTGCTTTCAAGCAGGCTTCGGCTTTTTGCAGCTCCCTGCCTAGGTACAAGGCGTGATCAAGTCGGCTAACAGGAAGTGGTCCATCGGCTTCAGTCAAAGCAATCCCTAACTCCTTAGCGGTTCTGCCTCGGAAGCAAGTACTCGGCAACCGCGGGCCACCGCCACGGCAGGACAGAACTTCTCCGGTTTCCGGATCGATGGCACGGCCTCGTTCGTCCACATCATTGCTGTAGTGCTCTGCAATGAGCTCACCGGACTCGGCATCAAGCTTGATCAGGAAATACCCAGATGGATCAAGCTCGATGAACCGCTGCGAAAGCTGGTCGTCAAGTGAGGAAGTGCCTTCTGCCATCATCACACCTTACAAATGATCGCCTCAGACCATCAATTCAGGCGGCTTAGTGCGGAAGGGAAGCTCGGCGTTGATGGCCTCGATCTCCTCCTCCATCAGACCATTCGCCCTGGGCAGCCAGGAGCGGATCAG
Above is a window of Synechococcus sp. BIOS-U3-1 DNA encoding:
- a CDS encoding DUF4346 domain-containing protein, which gives rise to MAEGTSSLDDQLSQRFIELDPSGYFLIKLDAESGELIAEHYSNDVDERGRAIDPETGEVLSCRGGGPRLPSTCFRGRTAKELGIALTEADGPLPVSRLDHALYLGRELQKAEACLKAGLPYSQD